TACCGCTTTGTGAATTCATCCGGCTTGAACAATGCCGATATGCTTGGTTACCACCCTGAAAATACAGGCGCTGATGAGGAAAATGTCATGTCAGCACGTGCCACAGCGAAGCTTGCTCACCGTCTATTGACGGATTTCCCGGAGGTGCTTGAAACATCAAGCATTCCGAGAGATGTGTTCCGTGAAGGGACGGATGATGCAACCAACATGCCAAACTGGAACTTCATGCTTCCAGGTCTTGTGTTTGAATATGAAGGGGTAGATGGCATTAAAACCGGTACAACGGATTTTGCCGGTTACACCTTTACAGGAACAGCTGAACGTAATGGCATGCGTCTGATCTCTGTTGTGATGAATGCAACGGATGAGAACGGCGTGGGTTCTTATGAGGCGCGTTTTGGTGCGACAGCGGAACTGTTTGATTTTGGTTTTAACAATTTCAGCATGCAGGAAATTCTGCCTGCGAACTATACGGTAGAAGGCCAGGAAACACTGGCGGTTGATAAAGGGAAAGAGGATTCTGTAGGCGTTCAGACGACTGAGCCTGTTAATGTCCTTTTGCAGAATGGACAGGATCCTGCTGAATTCACACCTGAATTGACGCTTGATGAGTCTCTTTTAAATGAAAACGGCGAATTAACGGCTCCGATTGAAGAAGGAGCAGTGGTTGGTACGATCAGCATGGCTGGTGCAGCAGGTGAATATGGTTATCTGGATGAAAGCATGGCTTCTGCGCTTGAAGCGGAGCTTGTAACAACGGAATCCGTTGAAAAAGCGAACTGGTTCGTACTCAGCATGCGTGCGGTCGGCGGTTTCTTCGGAAATCTGTGGGGCACGATTACATCAACGGTATCAGGCTGGTTCAGCTAAATAAAATCAGTGTATAAAGCGCTTCTTGTCTTGACAGGGAGCGCTTTTTTAGTGAAGATAAAAGGTGGAATCAACTAATTCCGACTGGTTTAATCAAAATTTTCTATCCTTTTCAATAAAAGGGTTTTACACAGGATGAAGGAGGCTTTTTGTAATGAATACAGGTACGGATCGTGTTAAACGTGGAATGGCAGAGATGCAAAAAGGCGGCGTGATTATGGATGTAGTCAACGCTGAGCAGGCAAAGTTAGCAGAGGCAGCTGGTGCGGTAGCGGTTATGGCATTAGAGCGTGTTCCTTCTGATATTCGTAAAGAAGGCGGAGTAGCGCGTATGGCAGACCTTCGCATCGTAGAAGAGGTTATGAGCGCGGTAAGTATTCCGGTCATGGCAAAAGCCCGTATTGGACATATTACAGAAGCACGCGTATTGGAATCAATGGGCGTAGACTATATCGACGAGAGTGAAGTATTAACGCCGGCAGATGAAGAGTTTCACCTGCTGAAAAGCGACTTCACGGTACCATTCGTATGCGGATGCCGCGACCTTGGGGAAGCAGCACGCCGTATCGGAGAAGGTACAGCGATGCTTCGTACGAAGGGTGAGCCTGGAACAGGTAACATCGTAGAGGCTGTTCGTCATATCCGTAAGGTAAACGCACAGGTTCGCCGCGTTGTGAACATGTCTAAGGATGAGCTGATGACAGAAGCGAAAATCCTTGGTGCACCATTTGAGCTTCTTTTAGAAATTAAAGAGCTTGGCCGTCTTCCAGTCGTGAACTTTGCAGCGGGCGGTGTCGCAACACCTGCAGATGCAGCATTAATGATGGAGCTTGGCGCTGACGGTGTATTCGTTGGATCAGGTATTTTCAAATCAGATAACCCTGAGAAGTTTGCACGTGCGATCGTGGAAGCAACGACTCACTACCAGGATTATGAACTCATTGCGAAAGTATCAAAAGAGCTTGGTACAGCAATGAAAGGGATGGAAATCTCTTCACTATCATTAGAAGACCGCATGCAGGAGCGCGGTTGGTAAGAAAGGGCTGATCATCATGACAACAGTTGGTGTATTAGGATTACAGGGAGCGGTTAGGGAACATGTCCGTTCAATCGAAGCAGGCGATGCCAAAGCGGTTGTCGTGAAGAAAGCAGAACAGCTCTCAACTATTGACGGATTAATTATTCCAGGCGGGGAAAGCACAACGATGCGCCGCCTGATTGATGTATACGGTCTGATGGAGCCGCTGCGCCATTTCGCAGCCTCCGGAAAGCCGATTTTTGGCACATGTGCCGGTCTGATTTTACTTGCAGGTGAGATTGTCGGATATGACGAGCCGCATTTAGGTGTGATGGATGTCGTTGTTGAGCGAAATTCATTTGGCCGTCAGAAGGAAAGCTTTGAAACGGATTTATCCATCAAAGGAATTGAGGGAGATCCATTCACAGCTGTCTTTATCCGTGCGCCTCACATCGTATCAGCAGGCCCGGAAACAGAAGTGCTTGCCACATACAAAGACCGGATCGTACTGGCGCGCCACGGACAATTCCTTGGCTGTTCGTTCCATCCGGAATTAACGGATGATCACCGTCTGACGGCGTATTTCATCAACATGGTCAAATCAGCCGGTGTGACTGCGTAAGAAAAAAGGTTGATCTTTTCCGAACCGTATAGTAAGGTAATTTTTAAGAATAAATCGAAAAGCTTTGACAGAAAACAGTAGCAATCCACCCTTTTTCAAGAGAGCCGTCGGCTGGTGCGAGACGGTAAAAGGAGGTCGCGAATCCATTCTGGAGCGGGAGCCCGAAACACGTCAGTAAGGCTCCACGGCCGACACCGTTACGTCATTGAGCGGGGAGTAACTTCATGTGCTCCCAACCAGGGTGGTATCGCGGGCCTAAACTCCCGTCCCTTATTTTTATAATAAGGGACGGGAGTTTTTTGTTTGTGTAGAGACGGGGTCTGATCCCACCTCTACAGTCCGGCTTTTCAAACACAAGAGGAGGAAATACATCATGTTGGATTTAAAGCGTTTAAGAAATAATTTTAATGAAATTAAAGGGAAAATGGCTCACCGCGGTGAGGATCTAAAGGATTTCGATCAGTTTCAGGCTTTAGATGAGGAGCGTCGTGAGCTGATTGCGAAAGGGGAAGAGAAGAAGAGCCGCCGTAACGAGGTGTCTCAGGCGATCGCCCAAATGAAGCGTGAGAAGAAAAATGCTGATGATGTGATCGCAGAAATGCGTGCGCTTGGTGATGAAATCAAAGAGGTGGATGACCGCCTTCGCGAGGTTGAAGAAAAGCTTCAGGACCTATTGCTGTCTATTCCGAACGTCCCGCATGAAAGTGTGCCGGTGGGTGAAACAGAGGACGACAATATTGAGATTCGTAACTGGGGAACGATCCGCGATTTCGAATTTGAACCAAAACCTCACTGGGATGTTGCGACTGACCTTGAAATGCTGGACTTCGAGCGCGCAGCTAAAGTAACCGGAAGCCGTTTCGTTTTTTACAAAGGTGCCGGTGCCCGCCTGGAGCGTGCTTTGATCAACTTTATGATGGACCTCCATCAGGACCAGCACGGCTATACGGAAATGCTGCCGCCATACCTCGTTAACCGTACGAGCATGACAGGCACAGGCCAGCTCCCAAAGTTTGAAGAGGACGCGTTCCGCATTGAAAAAGAGGACTACTTCCTCGTACCGACATCAGAAGTACCGGTGACTAATTACCACCGCGATGAAATTTTAAAAGCGGATGACCTGCCAAAAGCGTATGTGGCCTACAGCGCCAACTTCCGCTCTGAAGCAGGATCTGCAGGCCGCGACACGCGTGGATTGATCCGTCAGCACCAGTTTAACAAGGTAGAGCTTGTGCGTTTTGCGAAGCCTGAGGATTCTTATGAAACGCTTGAAATGCTGACAGGACACGCTGAAAAAGTACTTCAGCTGCTTGAACTGCCATACCGCGTCATGAGCATGTGTACAGCGGATCTTGGCTTCACAGCAGCGAAGAAATACGACATCGAAGTATGGATTCCAAGCTACGGCACGTACCGCGAGATCTCTTCTTGCAGTAACTTCGAGGACTTCCAGGCACGCCGCGCCAACATCCGTTTCCGCCGCGAGCCAAACGCCAAGCCGGAGCACGTGCACACGCTAAATGGAAGCGGTCTAGCGATCGGCCGTACCGTTGCTGCGATTCTGGAGAACTACCAGCAGGCAGATGGCAGCGTGATCGTACCAGACGTACTGCAGCCTTATATGGGTGGTAAGAAGGTTATTTCTAAATAAGGTTTTTAAAAAAGCCGTCCGGGTTTCCGGGCGGCTTTTGCTTTTGGGTGGATGTATGGGGAAGAGGCAATGTAGTGATCTGCTTAGGGAAATGAGAGGGAAGTTAACAAAATGGGTGTGGAAGCTTGGGAGATAGCGTTAGAAGCCGAGGTAGTACGCGGAATACTGCCGATTTTCCCAGACTCGGCGTGATCGCGCAGAAAAGGGGTAGGCCAAATGGTATTGAACTGACGAAAGTAGTCATTGTGCTCACGAAAGTACCGCCTAACCTCACGAATTCATCCGTTAACCTCACGAACTCTCCCCGCATGCTCACGAATACTCTCCTCTTGACGTTTGCATACCATAGGGCGTATCATATTTTATAAACTTATATTCCGATCAGAAAGGTATGATATAAATGGCAGCTTCTTTATCTATTCCGCGTCCTCTTGTTCGTGTAAACCAGTTTACGATCGTGCTAAGCGTTGTTGCAGCCTGGCTGACAGGCATTCATGCACTTATTTTGATTCCTCTCATTGCCGGATTAGGCGGCATTCTATTCGATTTCAACCCTGTGATGCGCGGGGCAAAGGTATTTTTGAAAAAGCCGATGAATGAATATATTCCGGAGGATCGCGATGACCAGCGGTTTAATCAGCTGATTGCGGTATTTTTTCTCGGTAGCGGCTATTTTTCTTTCCTCATGGGCTGGACAATTGCGGGCTATGCCTTTACAATAATGGTTGTTGTTGCAGCGTCCGTTGCGATCATGGGCTTTTGTGTCGGTTGCTTTATCCGTTTCCAGTGGAAGCAGTGGCAGTACCGCAGAACAAAAGCATCGAAAAGTTTCTAAAAAACTTTTCAAAAACGTTTGACGGGTTATGCAATACATGATATTATAATTCTTGTCGAACACGGAGGTATACCCAAGTCCGGCTGAAGGGATCGGTCTTGAAAACCGACAGGGGTGTAACAGCCCGCGGGGGTTCGAATCCCTCTACCTCCTCCATAATTTTAAATTTAACATCAACGCGCATAAATGTTGGAGAGCCCGCTGCTTTTGCAGTGGGTTTTTCTTATGTAAAAAAACAGAGGCTCACGGCCTCTGTTTTTTAGATAGAAGTATCTTTATTTCGTTTTCTGGCATTTAAAACAATCAGAATGACGCAAAGAATCATCGCTGCGATGCAAATGCTGTTTAGCACTGCACCAGTCTCAGTATCAAACCATACACCTGATTGGAAGTTCGCCAGCAGGATGATGCTGAAAGCGACAAAAGAGAAAGTCAAGCTCGCGATGCGTTTCATGTGCATGCACTCCTTTTAAATTTAATAGGCTGTTCTTGCAGCTAACCCTTAACTCTACCTTGATCGAGCAGTCACCTTCACACCTTGACTTTTTAACCTTGAGATCAAAACCTTTAACTGGTCAGGATTAACGTCCTTATGAATCAGAAAACGCTCGGCTATTTTTTCTTTGTTTCGATAGAATAAATAATTATTTTTAGTTTCATAGATATCAAAATACTGATCAACGGGTACTTCTTTTTTGGTTTTTCCGATGAGGAATAGATTTTGATCTTGATGGTATTCAACAAGTTCATCTGAAACACCGTTGTGGCTGTATCGGTTAAATATTTGTAAGGCTTTCTGTTTTATCCGAAAATCAGTTATTTTTCTTGGGATCCATAAGTTGATAGATCAAAGAATAAAAGTGAAAAGAATAAGGATTGAGTAAACGATGAAGGGATTGTCTCCCTCTACGAAATCTCTTGCAATAATATATACCGCATAACACAAAAAAGTAAGAGTTGCTAACGTAATGAGGATAAACTGAAGTCTATACAATAGTCTATTGACTGGTAAATACTTTATTAACTCAATGTAATTTTTTTCTTTAGCTTGAAATTCAAATTTTATTGCAGTCATTTTGTTCTCCTTTCTATGTTAATTTTCTGTCCTCAGGTCTACCGTAGACCAGGGTCTGATCTTTAACTCTACCTTGATCGATCCGTCACCTTCACACCTTGACTTTTTAACCTTGAGATCAAAATCATTAACTGGTCAGGATTAACGTCTTTAGGAATCAGAAAACGCTCGTCTATTTTTTCTTTGTTGCGATAGAATAAGTAATGATCTTTGGTTTCATAGATATCAAAATACTGATCAACGGGTACTTCTTTTTTGGTTTTTCTGATGAGGAATAAGTTTTGATCTTGATGGTATTCAACAAACTCATCTGAAACACCGTTGTGGCTGTATCGGTTAAATATTTGCATGGCTTGTTTTTTAAGATAGGCATTTGTGATCTTTTGGACAATAGAAACATTAACTGCCCAGAAAATAAAAATGCCTGAGGCCAAAAGCGTATAGACAATGAAAGGGTTGTCTCCTTCGATGAAATTTTGTGCAGTGAGATAAACAGCAGCAATCAATAAAGAGATGCTCACAAAAGTTACGATGGCCAACGTCCCTTTGCGCATAAAACGTCCAACAGGGAGAAACCTGATTAGTTCAATATAGTCTTTTTCGTGAGCCTGGAATTCAAATGTTGCAGTTTTCATTTTCTTCTCCTTTCTCTACACAAAAGCGGATGGCACAGGCCATCCGCTTTTGTTTTTATTTTTTCAGCAGTGATGTCTGCTGGATGAATGAGCCGATTTTTTCGAGAATCGGGTCAATTGATGTTGGGTCTTTGACTAGGTCGTAGTCGTTGATGTTCAGGCGCAGCACGGGGCATGCGTTGAATGAGTCGATCCAGTTTTCGTAGCGCTGGTGCATTTCTTCCCAGTAGGCGAGTGGTGTTTCCTGCTCCATTGGGCGCCCGCGTGACTGGATGCGGCTGACGATATCGTCGAGTGAGCCTTCCAGGTAGATTAGTAGACTTGGATGCGGGAAGTAAGGCGTCATGACCATCGCGTCAAACAGGCTTGTGTACGTATCGTAATCGACTGGTGACATCGTGCCTTTTTCGTAATGCATTTTAGCAAAAATGCCAGTGTCTTCGTAGATGGAGCGGTCCTGGATGAAGCCGCCTCCGTATTCGAACATGCGCTTTTGTTCTTTAAAGCGTTCTGCAAGGAAATAGATCTGTAGGTGGAAGCTCCATTTTTCGAAGTCTTTATAGAATTTATCTAGGTACGGGTTGGCTTCCACTTTTTCAAAGGATGTGCGGAAGTTCAGGTGATCGGCCAGTGTCTGGGTCATGGTTGATTTTCCGACGCCGACGGTTCCGGCGATCGTAATGACAGCATCGTTCGGGATGCCGTATTTTTCACGTGCATTCATCAGATTGTACTCCTTTTAAGTAAAGATTCTTCAACCTGCTGAATGACTTTTTGCAGGTCCTGTTCGTGGTGGACGAAATCAAGGTCGTCCCCATTAATGCGCAATACCGGGATTTCCGGATGCGTTTTTTCGAAATGACGGATGAAATCCTCGTAATCGGCTGACAGCTGCTCGAGATAAAGAGGGCTCATATCCTTCTCGAAGTCGCGTCCGCGCATCTTAACCCGCTTCAGCAGGGTATCAAGGCTTGCGTTCAGATAAACGACAACGTTCGGCTTTGGCATATCTGCTGTTAAAATGCGGTAGATCTCGAGGTATTTCTCGTATTCAGCTTCACGCAATGTGCGTTTGGCGAAAATCAGGTTTTTGAAAATGTGATAATCAGCTGCCACCGGCTTTTGCTCAGCTAAATAGAGGCGCTGGATATCGCTCAGCTGCTTGTAGCGGTTGCAGAGGAAAAACATTTCCGTCTGGAAGCTCCATTCATCGATGTCGCTGTAGAATTTATTTAAAAAAGGATTCTCGTCCACGATTTCCTTTAATAAGTGGAAATCAAAGTGAGAGGAAATCGCTTTCGCAAGGGAGGTTTTTCCCACGCCGATCGGGCCCTCCACGGTAATAAACGGAATGGTCGTCATTCTCGTTTCCTCCTTAATGATTCGATAAGCCCTGTGCCGGTAAGACGCAGAGACGGATTGAAAAACAAGCGTGTCGCTCATTAAATGACAACCGTAATTGTATCACATTATATAGGGTAAAAGTAGACGCATTCCGACGAAAAAAGACAAGAACCGTATCATTACGGCGCTTGTCTTTAAGAAAAAAATTCATGGTAATTTGACGACGTTAAACTGATCACTGATCAAGAGCCAGTTTTGAGGGAAGGACAGCCCGAGCTTCCAATAGCTCATCCCGCGCAGGCGAAGCTCCTTTAACAGATCAAATTTGGCCTGAATGGAGCGGGCGTCCTCGAACCAGATAATATGATCTTTCCCTTCTGCCGTGTATTCAATGAAGGGTGCCTGGGCGGTTTCGTCATACTGAATCGGGACACCTTGTCTCGCTGCAATCGCGATGGCTTCCTGCGGACTGATCGCGCGCGCCTGTGAGCCCTGAACAAATGGGAGCGTCCAGTCATAACCGTATAGATTCTGCCCCATCATGATTTTAGAGGCGGGCATTTCGGTTAAGGCATACTCAAGCACATCTCGCACCGGTCCAATTGGTGACACAGCCTGTGCCGGACCGCCGCTGTAGCCCCATTCATACGTCATGATCACAACAAAATCCACAATTTCCCCAATCGCTTTATAATTGTGCGCCTCATACCATTTCCCAGGCTGATCCGCCCGCGTTTTCGGAGCAAGGGCTGCTGAGACGAGCCAGCCCTCCTTAGAGAACCGATCCTTCGCTTTTCTTAAAAAGGCCGTATACGCCTCTTCATCAGCCGGCCGTAAATATTCGAAATCAAAGTGAATATCGCGGAACCCGTATTGTTTAGCGGTGGCGGTGATAGAATCTAGCAGCCGGTCCTGCACGGCCTGGTCATTTAACAGGATGCGTCCGAGCTCGTCACTGAACGCCCCTTCTTCTAAATTAGTGATCACCATCATGAGCGTCACGCGGCTTTGCTCTGCAATCGGCACAAACGGCTCTACGATCAGCTCACTCAGCGTGCCGTCGCGCTTGGCCTGAAAACTGAAAGGAGCAAGGTACGTTAAATACGGAGCAGCTTCCCGCGTTCTGTTCAGCAGATTTTCACTCACAGCGCCAAACGGCTCAGCATACGCGTTAAATTCAGCTGATGTTTTCGGTGCCGGTGGCAGGTAAAGACGCCAGCCGACAGCAAGCGGCTGATCGGGAGACAAACCGTTAATTGCGGCAAGCTCCTGATACGTCAGCCCGTTCCGTCTGGCAATCAGATAAAGAGAATCCCCAGGCTGCACAAAATAATAACTCCCCGTAATCGGAATCACCAGCGCCTGACCGACCACCAGACGGTCAGGATTCGGCAGCTGATTGGCAGTGGCGATC
The window above is part of the Jeotgalibacillus aurantiacus genome. Proteins encoded here:
- a CDS encoding D-alanyl-D-alanine carboxypeptidase family protein, whose protein sequence is MKKMLRNTAAGMMALVLFLGSGAFMQDAEAQIQNWNVDAAILLEAETGKVLYAKNEDTLLGIASMTKMMTEYLLLEAVAAGEVSWDDQYTVTDKTFEISQDRSLSNVPLRLGEQYSIRELYEAMVIYSANAATIAIAETVAGSEQAFVDQMNAKAEEMGLQDYRFVNSSGLNNADMLGYHPENTGADEENVMSARATAKLAHRLLTDFPEVLETSSIPRDVFREGTDDATNMPNWNFMLPGLVFEYEGVDGIKTGTTDFAGYTFTGTAERNGMRLISVVMNATDENGVGSYEARFGATAELFDFGFNNFSMQEILPANYTVEGQETLAVDKGKEDSVGVQTTEPVNVLLQNGQDPAEFTPELTLDESLLNENGELTAPIEEGAVVGTISMAGAAGEYGYLDESMASALEAELVTTESVEKANWFVLSMRAVGGFFGNLWGTITSTVSGWFS
- the pdxS gene encoding pyridoxal 5'-phosphate synthase lyase subunit PdxS, whose product is MNTGTDRVKRGMAEMQKGGVIMDVVNAEQAKLAEAAGAVAVMALERVPSDIRKEGGVARMADLRIVEEVMSAVSIPVMAKARIGHITEARVLESMGVDYIDESEVLTPADEEFHLLKSDFTVPFVCGCRDLGEAARRIGEGTAMLRTKGEPGTGNIVEAVRHIRKVNAQVRRVVNMSKDELMTEAKILGAPFELLLEIKELGRLPVVNFAAGGVATPADAALMMELGADGVFVGSGIFKSDNPEKFARAIVEATTHYQDYELIAKVSKELGTAMKGMEISSLSLEDRMQERGW
- the pdxT gene encoding pyridoxal 5'-phosphate synthase glutaminase subunit PdxT → MTTVGVLGLQGAVREHVRSIEAGDAKAVVVKKAEQLSTIDGLIIPGGESTTMRRLIDVYGLMEPLRHFAASGKPIFGTCAGLILLAGEIVGYDEPHLGVMDVVVERNSFGRQKESFETDLSIKGIEGDPFTAVFIRAPHIVSAGPETEVLATYKDRIVLARHGQFLGCSFHPELTDDHRLTAYFINMVKSAGVTA
- the serS gene encoding serine--tRNA ligase, translating into MLDLKRLRNNFNEIKGKMAHRGEDLKDFDQFQALDEERRELIAKGEEKKSRRNEVSQAIAQMKREKKNADDVIAEMRALGDEIKEVDDRLREVEEKLQDLLLSIPNVPHESVPVGETEDDNIEIRNWGTIRDFEFEPKPHWDVATDLEMLDFERAAKVTGSRFVFYKGAGARLERALINFMMDLHQDQHGYTEMLPPYLVNRTSMTGTGQLPKFEEDAFRIEKEDYFLVPTSEVPVTNYHRDEILKADDLPKAYVAYSANFRSEAGSAGRDTRGLIRQHQFNKVELVRFAKPEDSYETLEMLTGHAEKVLQLLELPYRVMSMCTADLGFTAAKKYDIEVWIPSYGTYREISSCSNFEDFQARRANIRFRREPNAKPEHVHTLNGSGLAIGRTVAAILENYQQADGSVIVPDVLQPYMGGKKVISK
- a CDS encoding DUF4395 domain-containing protein; protein product: MAASLSIPRPLVRVNQFTIVLSVVAAWLTGIHALILIPLIAGLGGILFDFNPVMRGAKVFLKKPMNEYIPEDRDDQRFNQLIAVFFLGSGYFSFLMGWTIAGYAFTIMVVVAASVAIMGFCVGCFIRFQWKQWQYRRTKASKSF
- a CDS encoding deoxynucleoside kinase; the encoded protein is MNAREKYGIPNDAVITIAGTVGVGKSTMTQTLADHLNFRTSFEKVEANPYLDKFYKDFEKWSFHLQIYFLAERFKEQKRMFEYGGGFIQDRSIYEDTGIFAKMHYEKGTMSPVDYDTYTSLFDAMVMTPYFPHPSLLIYLEGSLDDIVSRIQSRGRPMEQETPLAYWEEMHQRYENWIDSFNACPVLRLNINDYDLVKDPTSIDPILEKIGSFIQQTSLLKK
- a CDS encoding deoxynucleoside kinase, whose protein sequence is MTTIPFITVEGPIGVGKTSLAKAISSHFDFHLLKEIVDENPFLNKFYSDIDEWSFQTEMFFLCNRYKQLSDIQRLYLAEQKPVAADYHIFKNLIFAKRTLREAEYEKYLEIYRILTADMPKPNVVVYLNASLDTLLKRVKMRGRDFEKDMSPLYLEQLSADYEDFIRHFEKTHPEIPVLRINGDDLDFVHHEQDLQKVIQQVEESLLKRSTI
- a CDS encoding glycoside hydrolase family 18 protein; the protein is MQIHIVQPGETLFTIGARYSITPQQIATANQLPNPDRLVVGQALVIPITGSYYFVQPGDSLYLIARRNGLTYQELAAINGLSPDQPLAVGWRLYLPPAPKTSAEFNAYAEPFGAVSENLLNRTREAAPYLTYLAPFSFQAKRDGTLSELIVEPFVPIAEQSRVTLMMVITNLEEGAFSDELGRILLNDQAVQDRLLDSITATAKQYGFRDIHFDFEYLRPADEEAYTAFLRKAKDRFSKEGWLVSAALAPKTRADQPGKWYEAHNYKAIGEIVDFVVIMTYEWGYSGGPAQAVSPIGPVRDVLEYALTEMPASKIMMGQNLYGYDWTLPFVQGSQARAISPQEAIAIAARQGVPIQYDETAQAPFIEYTAEGKDHIIWFEDARSIQAKFDLLKELRLRGMSYWKLGLSFPQNWLLISDQFNVVKLP